The following proteins are encoded in a genomic region of Oncorhynchus gorbuscha isolate QuinsamMale2020 ecotype Even-year unplaced genomic scaffold, OgorEven_v1.0 Un_scaffold_39:::fragment_6:::debris, whole genome shotgun sequence:
- the LOC124018084 gene encoding C-X-C motif chemokine 11-like, with protein sequence MDPTSSSLFTFTSRPLDSSPSASSHLSLITFTMAFAPKACSLFLVVVLGVCIQLNGAQHVPGARCKCPGTIMHTQEIIGDFEIIEKTHYCDTTEIIITLAEDGARRCLNPVGRKAMFFVNCWNRINKDNTQKKRCLKRKAE encoded by the exons ATGGATCCCACTAGTTCTTCACTTTTCACTTTCACTTCACGGCCTCTTGACTCCTCACCCTCCGCATCTTCTCACCTCTCGCTAATTACATTCACCATGGCCTTCGCACCAAAAGCCTGCAGTCTTTTCCTGGTGGTTGTGCTGGGAGTTTGTATACAGCTCAACGGAG CTCAACACGTTCCAGGTGCCAGATGCAAATGCCCAGGAACCATTATGCACACTCAGGAAATCATTGGTGACTTTGAAATCATCGAAAAGACCCACTACTGTGACACTACTGAAATCAT TATTACACTGGCAGAAGATGGAGCCAGAAGGTGCCTGAACCCTGTTGGAAGAAAGGCCATGTTTTTCGTCAACTGCTGGAACAG AATAAACAAGGACAACACGCAAAAGAAGAGGTGTCTTAAGAGAAAAGCAGAGTGA